From the Nodularia sphaerocarpa UHCC 0038 genome, the window CGATTCTTACTAAATTAGCGTAAGTATATACCTGAATGCGATCAAGAATGGTTATTAAATAGTGCAAGAAAATTAGATTTTTTGGATAAATTACCTGGTGAAATAACTGTTTCAGCATTAAGATATCTTTTTCACCATCCTCAAGTTGAGGTAGTTATTCCGGGTATGAGAAGCCCTAGTCAAGTTACAGCTAATTTACAAGCTGTGCAGCTAGGTGCATTAGACCCGGTACTCATCGAAAAAATTAAGGAATTCGTTCCTGATGTTCGCTTACATTGATAATTTTAATCATAGCAAATCCTTGTTCTGGAGACTATTAATAAGTGTTAAAAACTCAACTAGAAGATTTAGCAATATTTGGTGCCGATCCTGCTTTTGCTGAAAAATTACACGTTGGTCGTCCTAACATTGGCGATCGCGATCTATTTCTCAAACACGTGAATACAATTTTAGATAACCGTTGGCTATCTAATAATGGTCCTTTTGTTCAGCAATTAGAACAAGAACTAGCTAAATTTCTAGGTGTGAAACACTGTATTCCTACTTGTAATGGGACGGTTGCTTTAGAGATTGCTATTAGAGCTTGTGGACTCAAAGGTGAGGTTATTGTTCCTTCATTTACTTTTATAGCTACTCCTCATGCTTTACAATGGCAAGAAATTACACCCGTTTTCTGTGATATTGACCCAGAAACTCATCTAATTGATCCAGAAAAAGTGGAGGCTTTGATCACACCTCGCACAACTGGAATTTTAGCAGTTCATCTTTGGGGACAACCTTGTAATGTTGAAGCACTTACAGGTATTGCCAAACGTCATAACTTAAAACTATTATTTGATGCTTCTCACGCTTTTGCCTGTTCTTATGACGATCAAATGATCGGTGGATTTGGTAATGCAGAAGTTTTTAGTTTTCATGCAACTAAATTTTTCAATACCCTAGAAGGGGGAGCCATTGCTACTAATGATGACGAACTAGCAGCCAAAATTCGCTTGATGAAAAATTTTGGCTTTTCAGGCTATGAAAATGTCATTTATATCGGTACTAATGGCAAAATGAATGAAGTCAGTGCCGCTATGGGGTTAACTTCTCTAAAAAATATGGCACAGACAATAGAAATCAATCAAAGAAATTATCATCTTTATAAACAAGGCTTAGAGGGAATTTCTGCTCTCCGGTTTTTAGCTTATGTTGAATCTGAAAAATTTAATTATCAATATATTGTTTGTGAGTTAAATACAGATATTACTCAATTTAGCCGCGATCAATTTATTGAAATACTATGGGCAGAAAATATTTTGGCTAGGCGTTATTTTCATCCTGGCTGCCACAGAATGGAACCTTATCGCTCTTATTTTCCTCATGCTGGGTTATTATTACCCCATACAGAAAGGGTTACTGACCGAGTGTTTTTATTACCTACTGGTCAAACTATCAACCCATTAATGATAGAGGAAATTTGTGAACTGATTAATCTAATTTTAACTAACAGTCAAGACATCATATCTAAACTAAAACACAGCGGTCATGTCAACTCATATTTCATCAACTCCCTTAGTCAGTTTTACAGTAACCGCATATAATACGGAGAAATATATTGCTGAATGCCTTGATAGTATATTTACCCAACAAGGCAATTATAATTTTGAAGTTGTAGTTGTTGATGATGCCTCTACAGATGGCACTGAACAAGTAGTCCGTTCTTATACTGATTCTCGACTTCGATATATTCGACACACCAAGAATAAAGGAGCTTTTGCAACCGTCAATCGAGGTTTTGAAGAAGCTAGAGGTCAATTTGTGACGAGAATTGACTCAGATGATCGCTATCGATCTGATTTCTTGTTAACTGTTGTTCCTATCTTACAAAAGTATCCTCAAGTAGGGTTAGTATACGGTGATATAGCCATGATTGATCCGCAAGGCAAAATTACTGCTCCTGGAGGGAATGTAGAGCGTCAAAATCTGCCAACACTGGGAAATGAATTGATTCCGTTGTTAGAAAAAAATTATTTACCAGCACCAACAACCATCGCCAGAAAGGAAGCATGGGCAGAAGGTTTACCTGTACCACCTAGATTTGATTTTTGTGATTGGTATCTTTCAACTAGCATAGCTAAGAAATGGGATTTTTATTACTGTGATCAAGTCTTAGCAGATTATCGTGTTCATCCTCAAAATTCTCACCGATCTATGATTCTCGATAAAACAGGGGAGTCAATCATATTTAAAGTCTTGGAACAAGTATTTAAGGAGCCTGAACGCCAAGATGAGAAAAAAAAAGCAAAAGCAAGAATTTACGGTAGTAACTATCTCACACTATCTAATCAATACTTTGGCTGTAAAATGTTAGATGACGCACGTCGTTGTTATTTGAAAGCAATTCAATATCAACCTCATTTGGGATTGCAACCAGATATTTTAATACATTTATTGGGAACATTTGTAGGGATGAGTAAATATGAAAAAATAAAAATCATTGCCAAACAATTCTTAGCAGGGAAAAAACATCAGCTATGACCGCCATCAATACTCAAAGATTTCTAAAAGAAACAGCGTATTTGTTACACATTATTATAGCAAAATCCAAACTCTTATCAGAAATATATATTCATATATTGAGTAAAATTCTCAAATCTATTCCTGATAGCAGAATCAAACAACAAGTATTAAATAGTATTAATTCAATTGAATGGAAACAACTCGATTTAAAAGCACAATCAATTTCCATAGGAACAGATATAAAATTTAAAATAATTCCTCATCTTCAAGAATTTGATAGTCAATCTTTGTTTTCAAAAAAAATATGTTACGAAGCAGAAGTTTTTGATTATTTAGATAAAAATATCAAAGATTTTGATACTATTATTGAAGTAGGGGCTAATGTTGGTATATTTACTCTTTATTTTTATCAATCTTTCTTAAAATACGGTAAGAATATAAAAATATTTGCCTTTGAGCCTTCTAAAGAAGCTTATTTAAGACTATTGAAAAACTTACATATCAACGAAGCAAATTCAATCCAAACTTATAATTGTGCAGTTGGTGATAAAACTGGATTTTTTGATTTTTTTGAACCACAAGGTCATCTTACTAATGGCTCTCTTAATGAAGAATTTGCTTATTTATTCTCTAACAAAGTTAGTCATAATAAAGCTTTAGTAATTAAGGGAGATTATTTATCTCACATGGTTGGTGAAGGCCATACCTACGGCGTTCGCGTAGCGTCTCGGAAAGAGCGAAGCTATCGCACTCTGGTAAAAATAGATGTGGAAGGCGCAGAGTTTGAAGTTTTGTCAGGAATGAAAGAATTTATTCTTGTTCAAAAGCCGACACTAATAATTGAAATCTTAAGTACATACGAAGACAAATTAAATAAATTAAATTTTTTGCATGATAACTATGATTTATATAATCTTACAGAAGATGGATTAATTCAACATTTTAAATTTGAGTCCACTAAATTCAGAGATTATGTTTTATTACCAAAACAAGAAGCCATGAGATGAAAATCATTCACCTTCCTTTCTGTTTTCACCCAGATCCGATGGGTGGAACAGAAGTCTATGTAGAAGCATTAGCAAGA encodes:
- a CDS encoding aldo/keto reductase, with the protein product MDKLPGEITVSALRYLFHHPQVEVVIPGMRSPSQVTANLQAVQLGALDPVLIEKIKEFVPDVRLH
- a CDS encoding aminotransferase class I/II-fold pyridoxal phosphate-dependent enzyme, whose translation is MLKTQLEDLAIFGADPAFAEKLHVGRPNIGDRDLFLKHVNTILDNRWLSNNGPFVQQLEQELAKFLGVKHCIPTCNGTVALEIAIRACGLKGEVIVPSFTFIATPHALQWQEITPVFCDIDPETHLIDPEKVEALITPRTTGILAVHLWGQPCNVEALTGIAKRHNLKLLFDASHAFACSYDDQMIGGFGNAEVFSFHATKFFNTLEGGAIATNDDELAAKIRLMKNFGFSGYENVIYIGTNGKMNEVSAAMGLTSLKNMAQTIEINQRNYHLYKQGLEGISALRFLAYVESEKFNYQYIVCELNTDITQFSRDQFIEILWAENILARRYFHPGCHRMEPYRSYFPHAGLLLPHTERVTDRVFLLPTGQTINPLMIEEICELINLILTNSQDIISKLKHSGHVNSYFINSLSQFYSNRI
- a CDS encoding glycosyltransferase family 2 protein; this encodes MSTHISSTPLVSFTVTAYNTEKYIAECLDSIFTQQGNYNFEVVVVDDASTDGTEQVVRSYTDSRLRYIRHTKNKGAFATVNRGFEEARGQFVTRIDSDDRYRSDFLLTVVPILQKYPQVGLVYGDIAMIDPQGKITAPGGNVERQNLPTLGNELIPLLEKNYLPAPTTIARKEAWAEGLPVPPRFDFCDWYLSTSIAKKWDFYYCDQVLADYRVHPQNSHRSMILDKTGESIIFKVLEQVFKEPERQDEKKKAKARIYGSNYLTLSNQYFGCKMLDDARRCYLKAIQYQPHLGLQPDILIHLLGTFVGMSKYEKIKIIAKQFLAGKKHQL
- a CDS encoding FkbM family methyltransferase; the protein is MTAINTQRFLKETAYLLHIIIAKSKLLSEIYIHILSKILKSIPDSRIKQQVLNSINSIEWKQLDLKAQSISIGTDIKFKIIPHLQEFDSQSLFSKKICYEAEVFDYLDKNIKDFDTIIEVGANVGIFTLYFYQSFLKYGKNIKIFAFEPSKEAYLRLLKNLHINEANSIQTYNCAVGDKTGFFDFFEPQGHLTNGSLNEEFAYLFSNKVSHNKALVIKGDYLSHMVGEGHTYGVRVASRKERSYRTLVKIDVEGAEFEVLSGMKEFILVQKPTLIIEILSTYEDKLNKLNFLHDNYDLYNLTEDGLIQHFKFESTKFRDYVLLPKQEAMR